From a single Myxocyprinus asiaticus isolate MX2 ecotype Aquarium Trade chromosome 47, UBuf_Myxa_2, whole genome shotgun sequence genomic region:
- the LOC127436664 gene encoding ETS domain-containing protein Elk-3-like isoform X2, producing MESAITLWQFLLQLLLDQSHKHLICWTSNDGEFKLLKSEEVAKLWGLRKNKTNMNYDKLSRALRYYYDKNIIKKVIGQKFVYKFVSFPDILKMDPQAVELGRDGGHVAGGVMLQEVESDSGEGEESPKLSLSSLRSPACRNEYLHSGLYSSFTVSSLQSPPPLLRPIKVEKQRGDERGEEGPTVIRFVTNRSEKVIPSSPPPTSAEVFFTSKPSPCSSRSPSPSYSPTYTLRPGRSQEAHIDELEQSAQPLNLSSGHRERAQNQAMPHERRTSSNGLPPKARKPKGLEISAPSILLSGSDLGSIALNSPALPSGSLTPAFFTAQFPTLLNGPLPMPLPNLDSSSSSSSLLLSSSSQKS from the exons ATGGAGAGTGCAATCACGCTGTGGCAGTTTCTGCTGCAGTTGCTGCTGGACCAAAGTCACAAGCACCTGATTTGCTGGACGTCCAATGATGGCGAGTTCAAGCTACTCAAGTCCGAAGAGGTGGCCAAACTCTGGGGACTTCGCAAGAACAAGACCAACATGAACTACGATAAACTAAGCCGAGCACTACGCTACTATTATGACAAG AATATCATCAAGAAAGTGATTGGTCAGAAGTTTGTTTATAAATTCGTCTCGTTCCCTGACATTTTGAAAATGGATCCTCAAGCAGTCGAGCTCGGTCGGGATGGGGGTCATGTCGCAGGGGGCGTCATGTTGCAGGAGGTTGAGTCTGATTCTGGTGAGGGGGAGGAGTCTCCGAAGCTGTCGCTGTCATCGCTTAGAAGCCCCGCCTGTAGGAACGAGTATCTTCACTCAGGTCTATACTCATCTTTCACAGTCAGTTCCCTCCAAAGCCCACCTCCGCTGCTGCGTCCAATCAAAGTTGAGAAACAGCGAGGGGATGAGCGAGGGGAAGAGGGACCAACGGTGATACGGTTTGTCACAAATCGGTCAGAGAAGGTGATACCCTCCTCACCGCCACCCACCTCTGCGGAGGTCTTCTTCACATCAAAACCCTCCCCCTGCTCTTCTCGTAGCCCCTCCCCCTCTTATAGTCCCACCTATACGCTGCGACCGGGGCGGAGCCAAGAGGCTCACATAGACGAATTAGAGCAGAGCGCTCAGCCTCTGAACTTATCATCCGGCCACAGGGAGCGAGCCCAGAACCAGGCAATGCCCCACGAGAGGAGGACCAGTAGCAATGGACTTCCTCCCAAAGCCCGGAAACCCAAAGGGCTGGAAATCTCCGCCCCTTCCATACTGCTTTCAGGAAGTGACTTGGGCTCCATCGCCCTCAACAGCCCAGCACTGCCCTCAGGGTCTCTTACACCAGCTTTCTTCACTGCACAG